From the Pseudomonas sp. SORT22 genome, one window contains:
- a CDS encoding FecR domain-containing protein — MTDAYAMPAPQPISDLSDDALDWQVLLHSGNASAADRQRYQRWCALSPAHAEAAGEAEALWADLGQTRAAAEVAAPAPRWRRWGSAVAASLVLALVGYGGVQQAPALLADYHTGVGQQQRITLADGSQVTLNSGSALSVEFSSGERRVLLKAGEALFEPAADPRPFVVDAGAEPVQGSAAVFSVRRDGVRNRVVVAQGQAQVGGQVLETSPDARAQTAWQRGKLIFNGKPLREVLAELERYQHGRIVLSDQQLAALQVSGVFDLNDPEGLLRTLEQRYALKVTYLPWLAVVY; from the coding sequence ATGACTGACGCCTACGCCATGCCTGCGCCGCAACCGATCAGCGATTTGTCCGATGATGCCCTCGACTGGCAGGTGCTGCTGCATTCGGGCAACGCCAGCGCCGCTGACCGCCAACGCTACCAGCGCTGGTGCGCGCTGAGCCCGGCGCATGCCGAGGCCGCGGGCGAAGCCGAGGCATTGTGGGCTGACCTGGGGCAGACCCGGGCGGCGGCAGAAGTAGCCGCGCCGGCGCCACGTTGGCGGCGCTGGGGCTCGGCCGTGGCCGCCTCGCTGGTGTTGGCGCTGGTCGGCTATGGCGGTGTGCAGCAGGCGCCGGCCCTGCTTGCCGACTACCACACCGGGGTGGGCCAGCAGCAGCGCATCACCCTTGCCGATGGCTCGCAGGTCACCCTCAACAGTGGCAGTGCGCTGTCGGTGGAATTCAGCAGTGGTGAGCGCCGCGTGCTGCTCAAGGCCGGCGAGGCCTTGTTCGAGCCTGCTGCCGACCCGCGGCCGTTCGTGGTCGATGCCGGCGCCGAACCGGTGCAGGGCAGCGCTGCGGTGTTCAGCGTGCGCCGTGATGGCGTGCGCAATCGCGTGGTGGTAGCCCAGGGCCAGGCGCAGGTAGGCGGGCAGGTGCTGGAAACCTCGCCCGACGCCCGCGCGCAAACCGCCTGGCAGCGCGGCAAGCTGATCTTCAACGGCAAGCCGCTGCGCGAAGTGCTGGCCGAGCTTGAGCGCTATCAGCACGGGCGCATCGTGCTGTCGGATCAGCAACTGGCGGCGCTGCAGGTCAGCGGGGTGTTTGACCTGAACGACCCTGAAGGCTTGTTGCGCACCCTTGAACAGCGCTATGCGCTGAAGGTTACCTACTTGCCGTGGCTGGCTGTGGTGTACTGA